One window of the Periophthalmus magnuspinnatus isolate fPerMag1 chromosome 17, fPerMag1.2.pri, whole genome shotgun sequence genome contains the following:
- the LOC117385692 gene encoding protein shisa-like-2A, with amino-acid sequence MEAECSSYINVDGALVGAFSCPKPGNPLALYCCGFNDMKYCCDDPHSFFPYEYGYMWWLSFGALVGLSIAAVVLLAFLIIVCVLCYLFIATKPSRRDNGLALRPRSAAEDLEEGPSHDRVSAPHGIRKFFVTRKLGCDNQPNPDPFFQRCFPANLTAVKVESPSC; translated from the exons ATGGAGGCGGAATGCAGCAGTTACATCAACGTGGACGGTGCGCTCGTGGGTGCGTTCTCGTGCCCAAAACCAGGAAATCCTTTGGCTCTTTATTGTTGTGGATTTAACGATATGAAGTACTGCTGCGATGATCCTCACAGTTTTTTCCCGTACGAGTATGGATACATGTGGTGGCTGAG CTTTGGTGCGTTGGTTGGTCTATCCATTGCTGCTGTGGTCCTTTTGGCGTTTCTTATCATTGTTTGCGTCCTCTGCTACCTCTTTATTGCAACAAAACCTAGTCGCCGTGACAACGGACTGGCTTTGAGACCCAGATCAGCAG CAGAGGATTTGGAAGAAGGGCCAAGCCATGACAGAGTCTCTGCTCCACACGGGATCCGGAAGTTTTTCGTGACCAGGAAATTGGGATGTGACAATCAACCCAATCCAGATCCCTTTTTTCAGAGGTGTTTCCCAGCAAATCTGACCGCGGTCAAAGTGGAAAGTCCCTCTTGTTAG